A window of the Trichoderma asperellum chromosome 6, complete sequence genome harbors these coding sequences:
- a CDS encoding uncharacterized protein (SECRETED:SignalP(1-20)), with protein MIITYLTKLATFALFTHAWAADITISPVTNADPGAKTGHFSDPFHVVYQDAKDLYISGTTHKYLKCNSGDLSAGCASLLKNKYETGSALNQTAHAAGTKICGAAGIHPFQSKDRSWDALVTLHVQSKPKKCDGISGWSVIVHARSKNPGPADSPPTSWIGDKVMIGTFSDNVDANYDGKYFETPDGKLYLVYQKQESKKPKRDGVAAWPMNNPTTLTPGSSPTFLLLPGEELNSENYVSGKGHFKLIETGNIHAINGKFFMAYSVGAYNRNTYKIGIAYSDTFLPAPGQQYRKVMKNNPDHLWDSKRKKEVYYFLQSEEKHDGWHYIGDQVLAPGVPTVAQIGPNNSWVLLFAGYNPKDAPTKDGTDKYQASHRRPYFTKVNVNIPDNLSVKQATDEQLQRWITPSH; from the coding sequence ATGATCATTACTTATCTCACTAAGCTTGCAACCTTTGCACTCTTTACACACGCGTGGGCAGCTGATATAACCATCTCTCCCGTGACAAACGCCGATCCGGGTGCCAAAACGGGCCATTTTTCGGACCCGTTTCATGTTGTTTATCAAGACGCCAAGGATCTGTACATTTCAGGCACCACGCACAAGTATCTGAAGTGTAACAGTGGCGACCTTTCGGCCGGATGCGCCTCTCTTCTCAAGAATAAATATGAAACCGGTTCGGCATTGAATCAAACAGCGCATGCAGCCGGCACAAAAATCTGCGGCGCCGCTGGGATTCACCCTTTCCAGAGCAAGGATCGCTCGTGGGATGCGCTCGTAACGCTGCACGTTCAAAGCAAGCCTAAAAAGTGCGATGGAATATCCGGATGGAGTGTCATTGTTCACGCGCGTTCGAAGAACCCGGGCCCTGCAGACTCGCCACCGACATCATGGATTGGGGACAAGGTGATGATTGGAACATTCTCAGACAACGTCGACGCCAACTACGACGGCAAGTACTTCGAGACACCGGACGGAAAGCTATATCTCGTGTATCAGAAGCAGGAGTCTAAGAAACCAAAGCGTGATGGCGTTGCCGCATGGCCAATGAACAACCCCACGACGTTGACACCCGGATCCAGCCCTACCTTTTTATTGCTTCCTGGCGAAGAGTTGAATTCAGAGAATTATGTCTCTGGCAAGGGACACTTCAAGCTCATTGAAACGGGCAACATCCATGCAATTAATGGCAAATTTTTCATGGCCTATTCTGTGGGAGCGTACAATCGGAACACGTACAAGATTGGCATCGCATACTCAGATACGTTCCTGCCCGCCCCTGGCCAACAGTACCGCAAGGTGATGAAGAACAACCCAGATCATCTTTGGGATTCCAAGCGCAAGAAGGAGGTCTACTACTTTCTTCAAAGCGAGGAGAAGCACGATGGCTGGCACTACATCGGCGATCAGGTCCTTGCACCAGGTGTACCGACTGTTGCTCAGATTGGTCCTAATAACAGCTGGGTTTTGTTGTTTGCCGGTTACAATCCCAAAGATGCTCCCACTAAGGATGGCACAGATAAATACCAGGCCAGCCACCGTCGTCCAtactttactaaagttaaCGTAAATATACCTGACAATCTCTCAGTTAAGCAGGCAACCGACGAACAATTACAGCGTTGGATTACACCTAGTCATTAG
- a CDS encoding uncharacterized protein (EggNog:ENOG41~TransMembrane:1 (o454-473i)) codes for MSPMLMIQTHSFVVCGGDFAHQTQTTVMRRCAVVFSLCMAPRAFAAQCGSATIYSAADADTLRKSCSTVDGTITLQASLNENISLDGVQVITGNLTGEDCAMVSVTGPSPANSSITLLSSTLTTIHGDLNLGCIPALANVSLPNLKTVYGGFDIVDFDNLTYLDITNLESVGYFHTRIPTLRTMLHNELRNVTGAHGSKRVYVEQTSLASVDSLFRNPLDIGDSLAGVVLDAWTLKRLTNFTFGFSRAGSLSVGGVGNLSVTLGGPETTSMKLTNLTFQSGVAELARNSKLANLTIDSVLLDGNNNFTDLLLPVDSMSNLLVGDEETLARLELPPQAINYTNFSFTAQNCRNLNLSSQFATNADGTTRQTWYWPQKDMNDIYVDGDVAMAFFQTWLDYEGNFTNATGRPVVNRLWLTPKNDSLINCAPFEKLFKEGVIKTKYITCYSSLANSNLVFTPAMWGLMVITTGFHLLQL; via the exons ATGTCCCCCATGTTGATGATCCAAACGCACTCCTTTGTTGTTTGCGGCGGCGACTTTGCTCACCAGACTCAAACAACAGTTATGCGTCGCTGCGCAGTAGTCTTCAGTCTGTGCATGGCACCGAGGG CCTTTGCTGCCCAGTGCGGCTCTGCCACCATTTACAGCGCCGCCGACGCCGATACACTGCGCAAAAGTTGCAGTACAGTCGACGGCACCATCACTCTTCAGGCGAGTTTGAATGAAAACATTTCTCTTGATGGCGTTCAGGTCATCACCGGCAATCTCACAGGCGAGGACTGTGCAATGGTCTCAGTCACAGGCCCATCACCCGCCAATTCATCCATAACTCTCTTGAGCTCAACCCTCACAACCATCCATGGAGATTTGAATCTGGGATGCATACCAGCACTCGCAAACGTTAGTCTTCCGAACTTGAAGACTGTTTATGGAGGCTTCGACATCGTCGATTTTGACAATCTGACATATCTCGACATCACCAACCTAGAGTCGGTCGGCTACTTTCACACTCGGATCCCAACCCTCCGGACGATGCTACACAACGAGCTGCGCAACGTCACGGGAGCCCATGGCAGCAAGCGCGTTTATGTCGAGCAGACCAGCCTCGCATCGGTGGATAGCTTGTTTCGGAACCCCCTCGACATAGGTGACTCTCTTGCTGGCGTCGTGCTGGACGCCTGGACACTAAAGCGCTTGACCAACTTTACCTTTGGATTCTCGCGGGCCGGAAGTCTGTCAGTCGGAGGCGTCGGCAACTTGTCTGTGACGTTGGGAGGGCCAGAAACAACGAGCATGAAACTCACAAACCTGACGTTCCAAAGTGGCGTGGCGGAGCTAGCCCGAAATTCTAAGCTGGCGAATCTTACAATTGACTCCGTGCTCCTGGACGGAAACAACAACTTCACGGATCTGCTCCTGCCTGTCGACAGTATGTCTAATCTGCTGGTCGGTGATGAGGAAACATTGGCGCGACTGGAGCTGCCGCCGCAGGCCATCAACTATACCAACTTTAGCTTTACGGCCCAGAATTGCAGAAATCTAAACCTGAGCAGCCAATTCGCGACTAACGCAGACGGGACTACTCGCCAGACATGGTATTGGCCGCAGAAAGATATGAACGATATCTACGTTGATGGCGACGTTGCCATGGCTTTTTT CCAAACCTGGCTTGATTACGAAGGCAACTTCACAAATGCGACCGGTCGGCCTGTCGTAAATAGGCTTTGGTTGACGCCAAAGAATGATTCCCTGATAAATTGTGCTCCTTTTGAAAAGCTTTTCAAGGAGGGTGTTATAAAGACAAAGTACATAACTTGTTATTCCTCCTTAGCAAACTCCAACCTGGTGTTCACGCCAGCAATGTGGGGGCTGATGGTGATTACAACTGGATTCCATTTACTACAACTCTGA
- a CDS encoding uncharacterized protein (TransMembrane:11 (o52-77i128-146o158-175i187-206o226-247i308-329o349-366i373-393o399-427i439-461o473-490i)) has product MEKHEEATGVGQEVSRDEKGDNVHIDVTRDITRAEHDLGFRQALRQYPTATFWAMFFSIAVIMSGYDGQIIFSFYALPAFQKRYGNPIGDGYEIPAPWQTALGMGNPIGQVLGALASGYPMERFGRRWTLAVCCVWSVGFVFVQFFATSLSMLCAGEILGGLAYGFYVVIAPTYASEICPLALRGLLTAFINLAFVIGQFIAQGVAAGLEGREDQWAYKAPFALQWLWPVIILIGLPFAPESPYWLIRQGRKEDARKALEKLSSSKNAPDIDQVLLGVEQTDLLEQEFEATTNYWDLFKGVNRVRTEITIMVYLIQVIAGNPLIGYANYFFEQAGLNAADSFDMGVGNTALGFVGTITSWFLLNYFKLGRRTIYNTGMWVMTLLLFIIGFLSIPTNNKGAIWAMASCMDVWTFIYQMTVGPICFVIISEISSTRLRTKSIALSTAVQSFFNIISTIAMPYMLNTDQANWGGKAGFLFGGISFFCAIWCHFRLPESKGRTFEELDILFQRKVPLRDFKTYDLLAETELGKVETA; this is encoded by the exons ATGGAGAAACACGAGGAGGCAACAGGTGTCGGGCAGGAAGTTAGCAGGGACGAGAAGGGAGACAATGTTCATATCGATGTGACTCGCGATATAACCCGCGCCGAACATGACCTTGGCTTTCGGCAAGCATTGCGGCAGTACCCCACCGCCACATTCTGGGCCATGTTTTTCAGTATTGCTGTTATTATGTCGGGATATGATGGCCAAATAATCTTCTCATTTTACGCTCTTCCGGCATTCCAGAAGAGATATGGAAATCCCATCGGCGACGGCTACGAGATCCCCGCACCATGGCAGACGGCTCTTGGAATGGGTAACCCAATCGGACAGGTGTTGGGTGCTCTTGCAAGTGGATATCCTATGGAGCGATTTGGCAGAAGATGGACTTTGGCAGTCTGCTGCGTATGGTCGGTCGGATTTGTTTTTGTGCAATTTTTTGCCACGTCTCTTTCTATGCTTTGCGCTGGTGAGATTCTGGGCGGCTTGGCATACGGCTTCTACGTCGTCATTGCTCCGACATATGCATCTGAAATTTGTCCACTTGCACTCCGGGGTCTACTCACAGCATTCATCAATTTAGCCTTCGTCATTGGGCAGTTTATTGCTCAAGGAGTCGCTGCCGGCTTGGAAGGCAGAGAGGATCAATGGGCCTATAAAGCTCCGTTT GCATTGCAATGGCTCTGGCCGGTAATCATTCTCATAGGTCTACCCTTTGCTCCAGAGAGTCCATATTGGCTTATCCGTCAGGGACGTAAAGAGGACGCTCGTAAAGCCCTAGAAAAATTATCGTCTTCGAAGAATGCGCCTGACATTGACCAAGTGCTGCTTGGGGTTGAACAGACGGATCTCTTGGAACAAGAGTTCGAAGCGACTACGAATTACTGGGATCTATTCAAGGGGGTCAACCGTGTAAGGACAGAGATCACAATTATGGTGTACTTGATCCAAGTCATTGCCGGAAATCCGCTTATTGGCTATGCAAACTACTTTTTTGAGCAAGCCGGTCTTAATGCTGCCGACTCATTTGATA TGGGCGTTGGAAACACTGCACTGGGTTTTGTTGGTACCATTACCTCATGGTTCTTGCTAAACTAT ttcaAATTGGGCCGACGAACGATCTATAACACTGGCATGTGGGTGATGACACTGCTTCTCTTTATCATCGGCTTCCTTAGCATCCCCACAAACAATAAAGGCGCAATTTGGGCAATGGCTAGCTGCATGGACGT GTGGACATTTATCTACCAGATGACTGTCGGGCCAATTTGTTTCGTTATTATTTCCGAAATATCGTCTACACGCTTACGAACGAAGTCTATCGCATTATCCACTGCCGTCCAATCGTTCTTCAATATCATCAGCACAATTGCTATGCCTTATATGCTGAATACTGATCAAGCGAACTGGGGAGGAAAAGCAGGATTCTTATTCGGGGGCATAAGCTTTTTCTGTGCCATCTGGTGTCATTTTAGGCTTCCTGAAAGCAAAGGAAGAACTTTCGAAGAACTTGATATTCTGTTCCAGAGAAAAGTTCCTCTGCGGGACTTTAAAACTTATGATCTTTTAGCTGAGACCGAATTAGGGAAAGTGGAAACAGCATAG
- a CDS encoding uncharacterized protein (EggNog:ENOG41) encodes MAGKTFQFVVGIQTNRADKKLVRSHVMKGKNAGKRFHRRSRRQLAPPRLNVGERTIILRRDLNKSQREYHYGDEEHAELNSIMDYPSNAILTGLPIIITKPSMEIMNEYFFRTMNRLYRLHRWLSMDEVKRMWLPLIFANQAAYYCNIALMQTCNEMYSDDENSSPKALYHLSQTFNHVTRLLVGPDALSDSTIMIVVTLISQELIRKGYGDLKVHLDGLQKMIQLRGGLSKLEGNPALLLKV; translated from the exons ATGGCAGGGAAAACATTTCAGTTTGTCGTTGGCATTCAAACCAACAGAGCTGACAAGAAGCTGGTACGGAGCCATGTTATGAAGGGTAAGAATGCTGGCAAAAGATTCCACCGGCGATCAAGGCGGCAACTCGCTCCACCAAGACTTAATGTAGGCGAACGGACAATTATCTTGCGGCGGGATCTGAACAAGTCACAAAGAGAGTACCATTATGGCGATGAGGAACATGCCGAACTTAATTCTATAATGGACTATCCCAGCAATGCGATACTGACTGGTCTGCCGATCATAATCACGAAGCCTTCGATGGAGATAATGAACGAAT ACTTTTTCCGTACAATGAACAGATTGTATCGCCTTCATCGATGGCTTTCTATGGACGAGGTTAAAAGAATGTGGCTCCCTCTCATCTTCGCCAATCAAGCAG CTTACTATTGTAATATTGCCCTGATGCAAACGTGCAATGAGATGTATTCCGACGATGAAAATAGCTCACCTAAAGCATTATATCATTTGTCACAGACGTTCAATCATGTCACGAGGCTACTTGTTGGCCCCGATGCCCTCTCAGATTCTACAATCATGATTGTGGTGACTCTTATCAGCCAAGAGCTGATCAGAAAAGGATACGGGGACCTCAAGGTCCACCTTGATGGCCTACAGAAAATGATCCAGCTTCGTGGTGGTCTGTCCAAACTTGAGGGAAATCCGGCACTATTACTGAAAGTCTGA
- a CDS encoding uncharacterized protein (EggNog:ENOG41~TransMembrane:1 (o98-119i)) gives MLSLQHGGPPLFFRDRMAKVRDTLALTKLDINGDAAASCPQHDLLEPHLHGILVDMMGVALLLNNGATIDLETLQEIILSLGYRLIQFHPSEEEQRLWLLQASYQIGLTIFTMTVFLHAGRRQILDYERVDRRLKEILDTNLEDHNPALALWLSILGGLWASDGYDEHWLPPRIRLMAMRLDIRSWDEVCAVTGQFPWIHALHDVPGHALWDQAHQDESMPSWITF, from the coding sequence ATGCTTTCACTTCAGCATGGTGGACCACCATTATTCTTTCGAGATCGCATGGCCAAGGTACGGGATACTCTGGCACTCACAAAGCTAGACATCAAtggcgatgctgctgcctcaTGTCCACAGCACGATTTGCTAGAGCCCCATCTTCATGGCATATTGGTGGATATGATGGGCGTGGCATTGCTGCTCAATAATGGCGCAACAATCGATCTAGAAACTCTTCAAGAGATAATACTATCGCTTGGGTACCGCCTCATTCAGTTCCACCCTtcggaagaagaacaaaggcTATGGCTGCTACAAGCCTCCTATCAGATCGGCCTGACAATATTTACAATGACTGTTTTTCTACATGCTGGACGTCGTCAAATTTTGGACTACGAGCGTGTAGATCGCCGACTAAAGGAAATCCTTGACACTAATCTGGAAGATCACAACCCTGCACTCGCCCTCTGGCTCTCAATCCTTGGTGGTCTTTGGGCATCTGATGGCTATGATGAGCACTGGCTTCCACCAAGGATACGGCTAATGGCAATGAGACTCGATATTCGCAGCTGGGATGAAGTATGCGCTGTCACCGGCCAGTTCCCCTGGATTCACGCCTTGCACGATGTCCCAGGCCATGCATTATGGGATCAGGCACACCAAGACGAGTCAATGCCGAGCTGGATAACGTTTTGA
- a CDS encoding uncharacterized protein (EggNog:ENOG41) — protein MATSHPEFNRDTEGLDVAKAFSDGIRNKTIIVTGVNRGGVGFSTSQAFATQSPACLILAGRNLHKIQECIDAVKQDLPHVSYRALKIDLSSQKSVRAAAAEVLSWSEVPTIDIVVNNAGVMCVPERTLSVDGLEMHFATNHIGHWLLTCLIMPKLIKSAEGKPKGTTRIVNVSSLSPTVATMRWSDINFDKPNKELPEAEQPPYAMLEAWGFSDCRDRSYVPLDGYNRSKVANVLFGIGANERLYGKHGILSLAVHPGIIQTELGRDFDEEQLAALAGMRTKGIFIHQTLGAGASTSLVAALDPKLKPGETINGKENYGSFLVDCQISDSATALAVSSSEAERLWVLSENLVKERFSW, from the exons ATGGCAACATCGCACCCAGAGTTCAACAGGGACACCGAGGGCCTCGACGTCGCCAAGGCTTTCTCAGATGGAATTCGCAATAAAACCATCATAGTTACTGGCGTCAACCGTGGAGGAGTTGGGTTCTCTACATCACAAGCTTTT GCCACTCAGTCCCCAGCATGCCTGATCCTTGCCGGACGCAACCTACATAAAATCCAGGAATGCATCGATGCCGTCAAGCAGGATTTGCCACATGTCAGCTATCGTGCGCTGAAGATTGACCTTTCCAGCCAGAAGTCAGTTCGCGCCGCAGCTGCGGAAGTCTTGTCCTGGTCTGAGGTGCCTACCATCGATATCGTGGTGAACAACGCCGGTGTGATGTGCGTTCCGGAGCGAACTCTTAGCGTCGACGGACTGGAAATGCACTTTGCGACAAATCACATAGGACATTGGCTGTTGACATGCCTGATCATGCCAAAGCTGATCAAGTCTGCTGAGGGCAAACCAAAGGGAACTACCCGAATTGTGAACGTCTCTTCTCTGTCGCCTACCGTCGCGACTATGCGTTGGAGTGACATCAATTTTGACAAGCCAAACAAAGAGCTGCCAGAGGCAGAGCAGCCGCCCTACGCGATGCTAGAGGCATGGGGCTTTTCAGACTGTCGAGATCGATCATATGTTCCTTTGGACGGTTACAACCGCAGTAAAGTAGCCAATGTGCTCTTTGGAATTGGAGCAAACGAGCGACTGTACGGCAAACACGGCATCCTCTCTTTGGCCGTGCATCCGGGCATAATACAAACGGAGCTGGGCAGGGACTTTGATGAGGAACAACTGGCAGCCTTGGCCGGTATGAGGACCAAGGGCATTTTTATCCATCAAACCCTCGGTGCGGGAGCTTCGACCTCGCTGGTGGCTGCACTGGACCCTAAGCTGAAACCTGGTGAGACCATCAATGGGAAGGAGAATTACGGATCGTTCCTAGTGGATTGTCAGATTAGCGATTCTGCGACTGCGCTCGCTGTTTCCAGCAGCGAGGCCGAGAGGCTCTGGGTGTTATCGGAAAACCTGGTAAAGGAACGGTTTTCTTGGTAA